In Nicotiana tabacum cultivar K326 chromosome 2, ASM71507v2, whole genome shotgun sequence, the following proteins share a genomic window:
- the LOC107759569 gene encoding uncharacterized protein LOC107759569, with the protein MQRLFRAWKARLSRLYSKYNTNEERLSHRPEDVELEDWKYLIQYFGSQDFKVVSERNKRNREKQITKHTCGTRSFAEVEESMRNPITGEIDTADKVWEIQHTRKDDRGELGQLQEVVAQQQSEEIEHPMTRDEILSTVLGERT; encoded by the exons ATGCAAAGACTTTTTAGAGCATGGAAAGCTCGACTCAGCAGGCTGTACTCTAAGTACAATACTAATGAAGAAAGATTGTCTCATCGACCTGAAGATGTTGAGCTTGAGGACTGGAAATACCTAATACAATATTTTGGAAGTCAGGATTTTAAG GTTGTAAGTGAGAGGAACAAAAGAAATAGAGAAAAGCAAATAACTAAGCATACTTGTGGTACAAGGTCTTTTGCAGAAGTAGAGGAATCTATG AGAAATCCTATTACTGGAGAAATAGACACAGCAGATAAAGTTTGGGAGATCCAACATACACGCAAGGATGATAGAGGAGAACTG GGTCAACTCCAAGAAGTTGTCGCTCAGCAACAATCTGAAGAGATCGAGCATCCTATGACTAGAGATGAGATTTTATCCACCGTTCTTGGTGAGAGAACATGA